One window of the Deltaproteobacteria bacterium genome contains the following:
- a CDS encoding cytochrome c, which translates to MAIKNIFFAAICGFLLSITLHLALVLAQAKLPKELTGGETLFNKNCALCHGQAGIGANNGPPLVHKIYEPNHHADEAFYRAVQNGVIAHHWTFGNMPPLPNISRDKLEQIIQYIRWLQKQAGIF; encoded by the coding sequence ATGGCGATAAAAAATATCTTTTTTGCGGCAATATGCGGATTTTTGTTGAGCATAACTCTTCATCTTGCGCTTGTTTTGGCGCAGGCAAAGCTTCCCAAGGAGTTGACAGGCGGGGAAACCTTGTTCAACAAAAACTGTGCTTTATGCCACGGTCAGGCTGGAATAGGCGCTAATAATGGGCCGCCGTTGGTGCACAAAATTTATGAACCAAATCATCATGCAGATGAGGCATTCTATCGTGCGGTTCAGAATGGCGTAATAGCGCACCATTGGACATTTGGAAATATGCCGCCTCTTCCCAATATAAGCCGGGATAAGTTAGAGCAGATTATTCAGTATATCCGTTGGCTCCAGAAGCAGGCGGGAATATTCTAA